A portion of the Natronococcus sp. AD-5 genome contains these proteins:
- a CDS encoding ABC transporter ATP-binding protein has translation MLLSTQNLTKEFDGITAVDGVDFALEEGELCSVIGPNGAGKTTFFNLLTGVLEPTAGTVEFDPSDRDAETTGADDEGVVDITAASPHETALLGLHRSYQITNVFPTVSVRENVRVAVQAHRGRDSWKFWRNVNTFDDHVAAADSILERIGLAGVADRTAENLSHGEKRNLEIGIALAGDPDVLLLDEPTAGVSSEDVDQVTEIIEDVAEDHAIVLIEHNMDVVMGISDRVAVLNGGELIAQGEPEDVRRSEDVRRAYLGGYERNASSADPEDGTDRGVSAG, from the coding sequence ATGTTACTCTCGACTCAGAACCTCACCAAAGAGTTCGACGGGATCACCGCCGTCGACGGCGTCGACTTCGCGCTCGAGGAGGGCGAACTCTGTTCGGTGATCGGCCCGAACGGAGCGGGCAAAACGACGTTCTTCAATCTGCTCACGGGCGTCCTCGAGCCGACGGCGGGAACGGTCGAGTTCGACCCGTCGGATCGAGACGCGGAGACGACCGGCGCTGACGACGAGGGCGTCGTCGACATCACCGCGGCCTCGCCGCACGAAACCGCGCTGCTCGGGCTCCACCGATCGTACCAGATCACGAACGTCTTTCCGACGGTCTCGGTCCGCGAGAACGTCCGGGTCGCCGTCCAGGCCCACCGCGGGCGCGACTCCTGGAAGTTCTGGCGCAACGTCAACACCTTCGACGACCACGTCGCGGCGGCCGACTCGATCCTCGAGCGGATCGGTCTCGCGGGCGTCGCCGACCGGACCGCCGAGAACCTCAGTCACGGCGAGAAACGCAACCTCGAGATCGGCATCGCCCTCGCCGGCGATCCGGACGTGCTGTTGCTCGACGAGCCGACGGCCGGCGTCTCGAGCGAGGACGTCGATCAGGTGACGGAGATCATCGAAGACGTCGCCGAGGATCACGCGATCGTGCTGATCGAGCACAACATGGACGTCGTGATGGGGATCAGCGACCGCGTCGCCGTCCTGAACGGGGGCGAACTGATCGCCCAGGGCGAACCCGAAGACGTGCGACGGAGCGAGGACGTTCGGCGCGCCTATCTGGGCGGCTACGAGAGAAACGCCTCGAGCGCCGATCCGGAGGACGGTACCGATCGAGGGGTGTCGGCCGGATGA
- a CDS encoding ABC transporter ATP-binding protein has translation MSGGSVETTDARAGDRERSTTLLELENVHTYYGESHVLQGVDLSVEEGEIVALIGRNGVGKTTTLRSILQLTPPREGTVRFRGEDVTGERTHEVAGEGIGWVPEGRRMFGYLTVEENVRVSVGSDRDYEALRDHVFELFPDLERFRDKEARNLSGGQQQMLAIARGMVGDNDLLLVDEPSEGLAPMIVDQVVDALREASTETTMILVEQNFPLAMDLADRFYLLDHGTVVESGSTEGVTADDERLRRYLSA, from the coding sequence ATGAGCGGCGGTAGCGTCGAAACGACGGACGCTCGAGCGGGCGACCGCGAGCGGTCGACGACCCTGCTCGAACTCGAGAACGTCCACACCTACTACGGCGAGAGCCACGTCCTACAAGGGGTCGATCTCTCGGTCGAGGAAGGCGAGATCGTCGCCCTCATCGGCCGCAACGGGGTCGGAAAGACGACGACGCTCCGGTCGATCCTTCAGTTGACGCCGCCCCGCGAGGGGACGGTTCGATTCAGGGGCGAGGACGTCACCGGCGAGCGCACCCACGAGGTCGCCGGCGAGGGGATCGGGTGGGTGCCCGAAGGGCGGCGGATGTTCGGCTACCTCACCGTCGAAGAGAACGTTCGCGTGTCGGTCGGATCGGATCGGGACTACGAGGCGTTACGCGACCACGTCTTCGAGTTGTTCCCCGACCTCGAGCGGTTCCGCGACAAGGAGGCGCGGAACCTGAGCGGCGGACAGCAACAGATGCTCGCGATCGCGCGCGGGATGGTCGGCGACAACGATCTCCTGCTGGTCGACGAACCGAGCGAGGGGCTGGCGCCGATGATCGTCGACCAGGTCGTCGACGCGCTCCGGGAAGCGTCGACGGAGACGACCATGATCCTGGTCGAACAGAACTTCCCGCTGGCGATGGATCTGGCCGACAGGTTCTACCTGCTCGATCACGGGACGGTCGTCGAGTCCGGATCCACGGAAGGTGTTACCGCCGACGACGAACGACTCCGGAGGTATCTGTCGGCATGA
- a CDS encoding branched-chain amino acid ABC transporter permease, which yields MTGVATALTSLVPALVPAAVVQDAPLAIDAVGRLVQPGTLARIVIEGLGKAAVYFIIAVGLTLVFGLMGVLNFAHGAFAMLGAYLGGVLLVLAVSSGTGPIARVAFFVVVAAVVFALMTAFGSVLEVGLVRPIYDRTPMYQILLTFGIGLILEEGARIVTSVRGLQPEPSWTAAASTIPAPFENSIGVVQTLFGVSIPGFYPFAIAAGTVVAGSVWLFLNRTLYGLYIRAGSEDPEMVEALGIDVRKAFTVVFGLGTGLAAVGGVFLTWDPTWGASVLLNMDVLLYAFVVVVIGGLGSFKGTLAAAVIVGVADSLTTWLFNTGIVPFPGLSEVTVFALLVIALIVRPQGLYGVEEVGGH from the coding sequence ATGACGGGGGTCGCGACTGCACTGACGTCGCTCGTTCCGGCGCTGGTACCGGCGGCGGTCGTTCAGGACGCGCCGCTCGCTATCGACGCGGTCGGTCGCCTCGTCCAGCCCGGTACCCTCGCGCGGATCGTCATCGAGGGGCTCGGCAAGGCGGCGGTCTACTTCATCATCGCCGTCGGGCTGACGCTCGTCTTCGGCCTCATGGGCGTGCTCAACTTCGCTCACGGCGCGTTCGCGATGCTCGGTGCGTATCTCGGCGGCGTCTTGCTGGTCCTTGCCGTCTCGAGCGGCACGGGGCCGATCGCCCGGGTCGCCTTCTTCGTCGTCGTCGCAGCCGTCGTCTTCGCGCTCATGACGGCCTTCGGCAGCGTCCTCGAGGTCGGTCTCGTCAGGCCGATCTACGATCGGACGCCGATGTATCAGATCCTGCTGACGTTCGGTATCGGTCTGATCCTGGAGGAGGGGGCCCGGATCGTGACGTCGGTACGGGGACTCCAGCCCGAGCCGTCCTGGACGGCAGCGGCATCGACGATTCCTGCACCGTTCGAAAATTCGATCGGCGTCGTTCAGACGCTGTTCGGCGTGAGTATTCCCGGGTTTTACCCGTTCGCAATCGCGGCCGGCACTGTCGTCGCCGGTAGCGTGTGGTTGTTCCTCAATCGGACCCTGTACGGCCTGTACATCCGGGCGGGAAGCGAAGACCCCGAGATGGTCGAAGCCCTCGGTATCGACGTCCGCAAGGCGTTCACGGTCGTCTTCGGTCTCGGAACCGGCCTCGCGGCCGTCGGCGGCGTCTTCCTCACGTGGGATCCGACCTGGGGCGCGAGCGTCCTGCTCAACATGGACGTGTTGCTGTACGCGTTCGTCGTCGTCGTCATCGGCGGCCTCGGCTCGTTCAAAGGAACCCTCGCGGCGGCGGTGATCGTCGGCGTCGCCGACTCGCTGACGACGTGGCTGTTCAACACCGGGATCGTCCCCTTCCCCGGCTTGTCGGAGGTTACGGTCTTCGCGCTGCTCGTGATCGCGCTGATCGTGCGTCCACAGGGGCTGTACGGCGTCGAGGAGGTGGGCGGCCATTAG